A region from the Phycisphaerales bacterium genome encodes:
- a CDS encoding heavy-metal-associated domain-containing protein, producing the protein MQTPARVTIAITGMHCAACEGRVAAAIKTIPGVTNVHVSRTASTDAAGPHATVVSDREISLESLRHAVRSASDQGRSYGVIEPHTAPTAAQTATDGEPDNESLYPLFLIVSFIVGVVAIVGLRRLAWSWHESMLDFMAGFFVVFSFFKFLDLRGFVFAYRMYDLIAARSRGYAFVYPFLELALGVAYLTRFQLAITNAVTLVVMVVGTLGVGRAVLNRSRIRCACLGTALNLPMTTVTIVEDVGMALMAAAMLLWPVLS; encoded by the coding sequence ATGCAGACGCCAGCACGAGTGACGATCGCGATCACGGGGATGCACTGTGCCGCGTGCGAGGGGCGCGTCGCCGCCGCCATCAAGACGATCCCCGGCGTGACCAATGTCCACGTCTCACGCACGGCCTCAACGGACGCCGCAGGACCGCACGCGACCGTCGTCTCCGATCGTGAGATCTCCCTCGAGTCGCTGCGTCACGCCGTGCGTTCCGCAAGCGACCAGGGAAGGTCGTACGGCGTCATCGAGCCTCACACGGCACCCACGGCCGCTCAAACCGCCACCGACGGCGAGCCGGACAACGAGTCCCTCTATCCCCTTTTCCTCATCGTCTCGTTCATCGTCGGCGTCGTCGCGATCGTGGGCCTTCGCCGCCTCGCGTGGTCGTGGCACGAGTCCATGCTCGACTTCATGGCCGGGTTCTTCGTCGTCTTCTCCTTCTTCAAGTTCCTCGACCTCCGCGGGTTCGTCTTTGCCTACCGGATGTACGACCTCATCGCGGCGAGGAGCCGGGGGTACGCCTTCGTCTATCCCTTCCTCGAGTTGGCCCTCGGCGTCGCGTACCTCACGCGCTTCCAACTCGCCATCACCAACGCGGTCACGCTCGTGGTGATGGTGGTGGGGACGCTCGGCGTCGGGCGCGCGGTTCTGAACCGGAGCCGCATCCGCTGCGCGTGCCTGGGGACGGCGCTCAACCTGCCCATGACGACGGTCACCATCGTCGAGGACGTGGGCATGGCGCTCATGGCCGCCGCCATGCTTCTGTGGCCCGTGCTGTCATAG
- the sucC gene encoding ADP-forming succinate--CoA ligase subunit beta has protein sequence MKIHEYQARDLLKSFGIPVPSGQMITSIDQASGAFKAATAGQPTPLAVVKAQVHAGGRGKAGFVQLVKTAEDAEKAARFMLTTRMKSPQTPPEGLDVKRLLIAAGVDIADRKGGVGGGGKEEFYLAITTDRKTRRNVLIASREGGVEIEEVAKKNPGAIHKFPLHPVLGLQAFQARQAAFAIGLTGKLANQAAGIMLNLARLYVEKDCTLAEINPLVVATDPSKGADPMVLAIDAKFNFDDNALFRHKEITQLHDASEENPAEARAQKFGLTYIALDGTIGCLVNGAGLAMATMDIIKLHGGEPANFLDVGGGATEEAVTEAFSIILSDAKVQGVLVNIFGGIMRCDVIAQGIVNAATKHKNADGSVGFKVPLVVRLEGTNVEAGRRLLADASTKLPTLQAATDLTDAAKKVCAAVTK, from the coding sequence ATGAAAATCCACGAGTATCAGGCGAGGGACCTCCTGAAGTCGTTCGGCATTCCTGTGCCGTCGGGGCAGATGATCACCAGCATCGACCAGGCGTCGGGCGCGTTCAAGGCGGCGACGGCCGGGCAGCCCACGCCGCTCGCGGTCGTGAAGGCCCAGGTTCACGCCGGCGGCCGCGGTAAGGCGGGCTTTGTGCAACTCGTCAAGACCGCTGAGGACGCCGAGAAGGCCGCGCGGTTCATGCTGACGACGAGGATGAAGTCGCCGCAGACGCCGCCGGAAGGTCTCGACGTGAAGCGACTGTTGATCGCGGCGGGCGTGGACATTGCCGATCGGAAGGGCGGAGTGGGGGGCGGCGGCAAGGAGGAGTTCTACCTCGCCATCACCACCGACCGCAAGACGCGACGCAACGTGCTCATCGCCTCGCGCGAGGGCGGCGTTGAGATCGAAGAGGTCGCCAAGAAGAACCCCGGCGCGATCCACAAGTTCCCGCTCCACCCCGTGCTCGGGCTGCAGGCGTTCCAGGCGCGCCAGGCAGCCTTTGCCATCGGCCTCACCGGCAAACTCGCCAACCAGGCCGCGGGCATCATGCTGAATCTCGCGAGGTTGTATGTGGAGAAAGACTGCACTCTCGCCGAGATCAATCCGCTGGTCGTCGCGACGGACCCGTCGAAGGGCGCCGACCCGATGGTCCTCGCCATCGACGCCAAGTTCAACTTCGACGACAACGCCCTCTTCCGCCACAAGGAGATCACCCAACTCCACGACGCCTCGGAGGAAAACCCGGCCGAGGCCCGCGCCCAGAAGTTCGGCCTGACGTACATCGCCCTCGACGGCACCATCGGCTGCCTCGTCAACGGCGCGGGGCTGGCGATGGCGACCATGGACATCATCAAACTGCACGGCGGCGAGCCCGCTAACTTCCTCGACGTGGGCGGCGGCGCGACCGAGGAGGCCGTCACCGAGGCGTTCTCCATTATCCTGTCGGACGCCAAGGTGCAGGGCGTGCTCGTCAACATCTTCGGCGGGATCATGCGCTGCGATGTCATCGCGCAGGGGATCGTCAACGCCGCGACCAAGCACAAGAACGCCGACGGCAGTGTGGGTTTCAAGGTCCCGCTCGTCGTCCGCCTCGAGGGGACCAACGTCGAGGCAGGGCGCAGACTCCTCGCGGACGCGAGCACGAAACTCCCCACGCTGCAGGCGGCGACCGACCTGACGGACGCGGCGAAAAAAGTGTGCGCCGCCGTCACGAAGTGA
- the rsfS gene encoding ribosome silencing factor — MPTRRTKDQTADAEPRQAETSARAEATQLAPSATAPIVASDPAVAREFAIEAARMVKDDKCDDVVLLDVRALSQVTDYIVVASGTSARQMKSILEHVEELGQKYGYRAFASSVDENASWILVDFIDLVVHLFEPNTRAHYDLEMLWGDADRVEWERPDQQTRDRAGLGADKKSR; from the coding sequence ATGCCCACTCGACGGACGAAGGACCAGACCGCCGACGCCGAGCCGCGCCAGGCGGAGACATCGGCCCGCGCCGAGGCCACCCAACTCGCGCCCTCGGCGACCGCCCCCATCGTGGCTTCAGACCCCGCCGTCGCCCGGGAGTTTGCGATCGAGGCCGCCCGCATGGTGAAGGACGACAAGTGCGACGACGTCGTGCTCCTCGACGTCCGCGCCCTGAGCCAAGTGACGGATTACATCGTGGTGGCCTCGGGCACCAGCGCCCGCCAGATGAAGTCGATCCTCGAGCACGTCGAGGAACTCGGGCAGAAGTACGGCTATCGCGCCTTCGCTTCCAGCGTGGACGAGAACGCGTCGTGGATCCTCGTCGATTTCATCGACCTGGTCGTCCACCTCTTCGAGCCGAATACCCGGGCCCACTACGACCTGGAGATGCTGTGGGGCGACGCCGACCGAGTCGAATGGGAACGCCCCGACCAGCAGACCCGCGATCGCGCCGGGTTGGGCGCCGACAAGAAATCCCGGTGA
- a CDS encoding 3-dehydroquinate synthase, producing MPEARTIRVEHPSTLAGEVVAYDVVVGTDLYDSIARRVGASAHAVLVADRAVEPFAREIARSLGLDADTRLLSLDAGESCKTPDSLTTLLTSLASLDPSLTRDGRVIAVGGGALLDLAGLAASLHKRGVAWVAIPTTLLGMVDASVGGKTGVNLRHASDGALLKNAIGTFHQPTLVLADVAALRTLPAREFRSGLAECIKHAMIAAPDTRLNRLLSGSIPDDPLDWLESNAKGILSLDSPTLIELIAWNVSIKAAVVARDPQERLDTSRPKLESHAAPSRMWLNLGHTFAHVLEASGELLHGEAVGLGLIAACSTRNETVELAERVRSLLQQFRLPTRHATVPEAIEFVRIMARDKKNTSAAHERLVLPSCGGGVEVCDHVDVAAIARGLDAIRASYAHG from the coding sequence ATGCCCGAGGCCCGCACGATCCGTGTCGAACACCCATCGACGCTCGCGGGCGAGGTCGTCGCCTACGACGTCGTGGTCGGCACCGATCTTTACGACTCCATCGCGCGGCGTGTGGGCGCGTCCGCGCACGCCGTCCTCGTCGCCGATCGCGCCGTCGAGCCGTTTGCCCGCGAGATCGCCCGATCGCTCGGCCTCGACGCCGACACCCGCCTCCTCTCCCTCGACGCGGGCGAATCGTGCAAGACTCCCGACTCACTGACGACACTCCTGACATCACTGGCTTCGCTTGACCCGTCTCTGACTCGCGACGGGCGCGTGATTGCCGTTGGCGGCGGCGCGCTCCTCGACCTCGCCGGGCTTGCCGCCTCGCTCCATAAGCGAGGCGTCGCGTGGGTGGCGATCCCAACCACGCTCCTCGGCATGGTCGATGCCAGCGTCGGCGGGAAGACCGGCGTCAATCTTCGGCACGCGAGCGATGGCGCCCTCCTCAAGAACGCAATCGGCACCTTCCATCAGCCGACGCTCGTGCTCGCCGACGTGGCGGCGCTACGCACGCTGCCAGCGCGTGAGTTCCGCTCCGGCCTTGCCGAGTGTATCAAGCACGCCATGATCGCCGCTCCGGACACGCGACTCAATCGCCTCCTCAGCGGATCGATCCCCGACGATCCCCTCGATTGGCTCGAGTCCAACGCCAAGGGAATCCTCTCGCTCGATTCTCCAACTCTGATCGAACTCATTGCGTGGAACGTCTCGATCAAGGCCGCTGTCGTCGCGCGCGATCCCCAGGAGCGGCTCGACACATCGCGACCAAAACTCGAATCACACGCCGCGCCCAGCCGCATGTGGCTCAACCTCGGGCACACCTTTGCTCATGTCCTTGAGGCGTCCGGGGAGTTGCTCCATGGCGAGGCCGTCGGTTTGGGATTGATCGCGGCGTGTTCCACTCGCAACGAGACAGTCGAACTTGCCGAGCGTGTCCGGTCGCTCCTCCAACAGTTTCGGCTTCCGACACGGCATGCCACCGTGCCCGAGGCGATCGAGTTCGTCCGGATCATGGCCAGGGACAAGAAGAACACCTCTGCGGCCCACGAGCGGCTCGTCCTTCCGTCGTGCGGCGGAGGCGTCGAGGTCTGTGACCACGTCGACGTTGCGGCCATCGCCCGTGGATTGGACGCCATTCGCGCCTCGTACGCCCACGGTTGA